A stretch of the Candidatus Limnocylindrales bacterium genome encodes the following:
- a CDS encoding class I SAM-dependent methyltransferase, which translates to MSETSPETTQTETPHKPVPPHTPLREYYEADEKRHPYVIDLFNRTARYYNTIEGIFFNGGLLYRRLSLQMNGLRPGMKVLDVAIGTAAVARGATRIVGPTGQVIGCDPSPGMIKEARKHFHGPISRGIAEQLPFADDTFDFVTMGIALRHVADLSAAFSEYFRVLKPGGTCWILESHVPESRIGHDITKFVWAKVIPGMTLLYTGSHDAKLLMDFYWDTVEKCLPPEQIVQVMRDVGFDARYKVVVPGAFCEYIGKKPAAPPAS; encoded by the coding sequence CCCCCGAAACGACGCAGACCGAAACGCCTCACAAGCCGGTTCCGCCGCACACTCCGCTTCGCGAGTACTATGAAGCCGATGAGAAGCGGCATCCGTACGTCATCGACCTCTTCAACCGCACGGCCAGGTACTACAACACCATCGAGGGCATCTTCTTCAACGGCGGCCTGCTTTATCGCCGGCTTTCGCTGCAGATGAACGGCCTGCGGCCCGGCATGAAGGTGCTCGACGTCGCCATCGGCACTGCCGCCGTGGCGCGCGGCGCCACCAGGATCGTCGGCCCCACCGGGCAGGTGATCGGCTGCGACCCCAGCCCCGGCATGATCAAGGAGGCGCGCAAGCACTTCCACGGCCCGATCAGCCGCGGCATCGCCGAGCAGCTTCCGTTCGCCGACGACACCTTCGACTTCGTCACGATGGGCATCGCGCTGCGGCACGTCGCCGACCTGTCGGCCGCGTTCAGCGAATACTTTCGCGTGCTCAAGCCCGGCGGCACCTGCTGGATCCTCGAGAGCCACGTGCCCGAATCCAGGATCGGGCACGACATCACCAAGTTCGTCTGGGCCAAGGTCATTCCCGGGATGACGCTGCTGTACACGGGCAGTCATGACGCCAAGCTGCTCATGGACTTCTACTGGGACACCGTCGAGAAGTGCCTGCCGCCCGAGCAGATCGTGCAGGTGATGCGCGACGTCGGTTTCGACGCGCGCTACAAGGTCGTCGTGCCGGGCGCGTTCTGCGAGTACATCGGAAAGAAGCCGGCGGCGCCGCCGGCATCCTGA
- a CDS encoding phosphopantetheine-binding protein, with the protein MTRQELEQRIFDIVRNDILTVDASFTRQSNLIEAGLDSLSLTQLMLAIEESTGIWVDESKLTEETLASVQTLAALVHGELEQA; encoded by the coding sequence ATGACACGGCAAGAGCTGGAACAACGCATCTTCGACATCGTTCGCAACGACATCCTGACCGTCGATGCGAGCTTCACTCGCCAGTCCAATCTCATCGAAGCCGGACTGGACTCGCTTTCTCTGACCCAGCTCATGCTCGCCATCGAGGAATCCACCGGCATCTGGGTGGATGAGAGCAAGCTGACCGAGGAGACGCTGGCCAGCGTCCAGACCCTGGCTGCTCTCGTGCATGGCGAGCTCGAGCAGGCCTGA
- a CDS encoding class I adenylate-forming enzyme family protein, translating to MNIFETICEQARPRMQNRALVQVAPGGHVDTRTYGELIEAVRARALELEAAGIGRAWRVGMIAPQGIEFIETALAILAAGACMVPVADDHPPATVAELARRAHLHALLAEEMTLSSIVKSCPGHFTGRSEDDPAPSVGAARLQLLGTSVSTLPAEAQFAALGPAYLRFTSGTTSERKGVVIGHARIHERLAAANKGLAIAPEDRVLWLLPMAHHFVVSILLYLRYGATILLPPSSLAPAVLELAEREQATVLYASPYHMKLLAKDASQRRLDSMRLIISTAEGLRGDVAETFARRYGRPIVQALGIMEAGLPVMNTASAATKPEALGRPQPDYEIWLRGEDGSRARGDSPETSGEICIRGPGMLDAYLDPWIPSTQILEPDGFRTGDQGWFDADGDLHLVGRRAARINMAGMKFFCEEVEAVLDAHPAIERSRVFATVHPHLGELPAAEIVLAPGAQPPAARDLTAWCRERLAAYMVPRKFDVVASLPLTPTGKLART from the coding sequence ATGAACATCTTCGAGACCATCTGCGAGCAGGCACGGCCGCGCATGCAGAACCGGGCGCTCGTCCAGGTGGCGCCCGGCGGCCACGTCGACACGCGCACCTACGGCGAGCTCATCGAGGCGGTGCGCGCGCGGGCGCTGGAGCTCGAAGCGGCGGGCATCGGCCGCGCCTGGCGCGTGGGGATGATCGCGCCGCAGGGCATCGAGTTCATCGAGACGGCGCTCGCCATTCTCGCCGCCGGCGCCTGCATGGTGCCGGTCGCCGACGATCATCCACCGGCCACGGTAGCCGAGCTGGCGCGGCGCGCGCATCTGCACGCGCTGCTGGCCGAAGAGATGACGCTCAGCTCCATCGTCAAGTCCTGCCCCGGCCATTTCACGGGGCGCTCCGAGGATGACCCCGCGCCGTCCGTCGGCGCGGCGCGCCTGCAGCTGCTCGGCACGTCCGTGTCGACATTGCCCGCCGAAGCGCAGTTCGCTGCCCTCGGCCCCGCCTATCTGCGCTTCACTTCGGGCACGACCAGCGAGCGCAAGGGCGTCGTCATCGGCCACGCGCGCATCCACGAGCGGCTCGCCGCGGCCAACAAGGGACTGGCGATCGCGCCCGAGGATCGCGTGCTGTGGCTGCTGCCGATGGCGCACCACTTCGTCGTCTCGATCCTGCTGTACCTCCGCTACGGCGCCACCATCCTGCTGCCGCCGAGCTCGCTGGCGCCGGCGGTCCTCGAGCTGGCCGAGCGCGAGCAGGCCACGGTGCTGTACGCCTCGCCGTATCACATGAAGCTGCTGGCCAAGGATGCCTCGCAGCGGCGCCTGGACAGCATGCGCCTCATCATCTCCACCGCCGAGGGGCTTCGCGGCGACGTTGCCGAGACGTTCGCGCGGCGTTACGGACGGCCGATCGTCCAGGCACTCGGCATCATGGAAGCGGGTCTGCCAGTGATGAACACGGCGAGCGCCGCCACCAAGCCCGAAGCGCTCGGCCGCCCGCAGCCCGACTACGAGATCTGGCTGCGAGGCGAGGACGGCTCGCGCGCGCGGGGCGACAGCCCCGAGACCAGCGGCGAGATCTGCATCCGCGGCCCCGGCATGCTCGACGCCTACCTCGACCCCTGGATCCCCTCCACGCAGATCCTCGAGCCCGATGGCTTCCGCACCGGCGATCAGGGCTGGTTCGACGCCGACGGCGATCTTCATCTGGTGGGGCGTCGCGCCGCGCGCATCAACATGGCCGGCATGAAGTTCTTCTGCGAGGAAGTCGAAGCCGTTCTGGACGCGCATCCCGCCATTGAGCGCAGCCGCGTCTTCGCCACCGTTCATCCGCACCTCGGCGAGCTGCCCGCGGCCGAGATCGTGCTGGCGCCCGGCGCGCAGCCGCCGGCCGCGCGAGATCTGACGGCATGGTGCCGCGAGCGGCTGGCAGCCTACATGGTCCCGCGCAAGTTCGACGTGGTGGCCTCGCTTCCACTGACGCCGACGGGCAAGCTCGCCAGGACATGA
- a CDS encoding FAD-dependent oxidoreductase: protein MAGGVDMFDVAVVGGGPAGIAAAMAASACGAATVLLEREDVLGGNVSQAFVHTICGLYLPSARREAVHAHPGIPQAFARALERSGRAGGIGWAGTAAYLAIDPMAFAELALHSCSRAGVDVRCRSTLTAVELGATPREPSRLHVQHGDAVAARTVVDCSGDAAVAALAGAAVEQAGPLELQHCSYIFRVDGVGADGLDAMEGARTGTAVARAARRGALPPAAASITIRRGVAGVSGSRSSAAGASVFVTVNLPKPDPQRFDPLDASVLERMNHDAREAARAILEYLVRERPPFADAVMGAQPARAGIRETRRVRGRERLELDDVLSGRRRQDEACLSTWPVELWERSDRLSFRAGAGPCSIPLGALVAADSDVLAMAGRCASASHEASGATRVIGTSMAMGEAAGVACALAARDLRSLVDIAPEDIRSVISAGKTCATLHQGG, encoded by the coding sequence ATGGCGGGCGGCGTCGACATGTTCGACGTTGCGGTCGTGGGCGGCGGGCCTGCCGGCATCGCGGCGGCGATGGCGGCGTCGGCGTGCGGGGCAGCAACGGTGCTGCTCGAGCGGGAGGACGTGCTCGGAGGCAACGTTTCGCAGGCCTTCGTGCACACGATCTGCGGACTGTACCTGCCGTCGGCACGGCGCGAGGCCGTACACGCGCATCCCGGCATTCCGCAGGCCTTTGCCCGCGCGCTGGAGAGGAGCGGCCGCGCCGGCGGCATCGGCTGGGCCGGCACGGCCGCCTATCTCGCCATCGATCCCATGGCCTTCGCCGAGCTCGCCCTTCACAGCTGCTCGCGCGCCGGCGTGGACGTTCGCTGCCGCTCGACGTTGACCGCCGTCGAGCTCGGCGCGACGCCGCGCGAGCCGTCGCGCCTGCACGTGCAGCACGGCGATGCGGTGGCTGCACGCACCGTGGTCGACTGCAGCGGCGATGCGGCCGTGGCCGCGCTGGCCGGCGCGGCGGTCGAGCAGGCAGGTCCGCTCGAGCTGCAGCACTGTTCGTACATCTTTCGCGTCGACGGGGTCGGCGCCGACGGCCTCGATGCGATGGAAGGCGCGCGCACCGGCACGGCGGTCGCGCGCGCGGCACGCCGCGGCGCATTGCCACCGGCAGCAGCGTCGATCACGATTCGCCGCGGCGTCGCCGGCGTTTCGGGATCGCGATCGTCGGCGGCTGGCGCGAGCGTGTTCGTCACGGTCAACCTGCCAAAGCCCGACCCGCAGCGCTTCGATCCGCTGGATGCCTCGGTGCTCGAGCGCATGAATCACGACGCACGCGAGGCCGCGCGTGCGATTCTGGAATACCTCGTGCGCGAGCGCCCGCCGTTCGCCGATGCGGTCATGGGTGCGCAGCCTGCGCGCGCCGGCATTCGCGAGACGCGGCGAGTCCGGGGGCGCGAGCGGCTCGAGCTCGACGACGTTCTCTCCGGCCGCCGCCGCCAGGACGAGGCCTGCCTGTCGACGTGGCCGGTGGAGCTGTGGGAGCGCAGCGATCGCCTTTCCTTCCGCGCCGGCGCCGGCCCGTGCTCGATCCCGCTGGGCGCGCTGGTGGCGGCAGACAGCGACGTGCTGGCGATGGCGGGCCGTTGCGCCTCGGCAAGCCACGAGGCATCAGGAGCGACGCGCGTGATCGGAACGTCGATGGCCATGGGCGAGGCCGCGGGCGTCGCGTGCGCACTGGCCGCGCGTGATCTGCGCTCCCTCGTCGATATTGCGCCCGAAGACATCCGCTCGGTGATCTCGGCCGGCAAAACTTGCGCGACGTTGCATCAGGGAGGATGA